In Nocardia asteroides, a single genomic region encodes these proteins:
- the pgm gene encoding phosphoglucomutase (alpha-D-glucose-1,6-bisphosphate-dependent) gives MAHDRAGRPARVADLEDIPHLVTAYYSRVPDPAEPAQQVVFGTSGHRGSSLDTAFNEAHILAVTQAIVEYRATRGITGPVYLARDTHALSEPAWTTALEVLAGNDIAVVIDSRDRYTPTPALSHAVLRHNRGNPRHQADGIVVTPSHNPPRDGGFKYNPPHGGPADTTATDAIAERANELLRTGLTGVRRATLTAALATAERYDYLDHYVSDLPSVSNLDAIRGAGIRLGADPMGGASVDYWEEIGQRYDLELEVVNPLVDPTWRFMPLDSDGKIRMDPSSRYAMANLVSIKDDYDISTGNDADADRHGIVTPDGGLLNPNHFLAVAIEYLVANRTGWDALSKIGKTAVSSSMIDRVVGVLGRDIYEVPVGFKWFVPGLFSGSLAFGGEESAGASFLRTDGTVWTTDKDGIILALLAAEIAAVTGRTPSARYVELERRYGAPAYARIDAAATAEQKAKLKKLTPDMITQREIAGEPVTEVLTSAKGNGAALGGVKVSTENAWFAARPSGTEDKYKIYAESFHGAEHLAQVQAAAEEMVGRALAGE, from the coding sequence ATGGCCCACGATCGAGCGGGCCGCCCGGCCCGCGTCGCCGATCTGGAAGACATCCCGCACCTGGTCACGGCCTATTACAGCCGGGTGCCCGATCCGGCCGAGCCCGCGCAGCAGGTGGTCTTCGGCACCTCCGGGCACCGCGGCTCCAGCCTGGACACCGCCTTCAACGAGGCGCACATCCTCGCCGTCACCCAGGCGATCGTCGAGTACCGCGCCACCCGCGGCATCACCGGCCCGGTCTACCTGGCCAGGGACACCCACGCGCTCTCCGAGCCGGCCTGGACCACCGCGCTCGAGGTGCTGGCCGGCAACGACATCGCGGTGGTGATCGATTCCCGCGACCGCTACACCCCGACCCCCGCGCTGAGCCACGCCGTGCTCCGGCACAACCGCGGCAACCCCAGGCATCAGGCCGACGGCATCGTGGTCACCCCCTCGCACAACCCGCCCCGCGACGGCGGCTTCAAGTACAACCCGCCGCACGGCGGCCCCGCCGACACCACCGCCACCGACGCCATCGCCGAGCGCGCCAACGAACTGCTCCGCACCGGCCTCACCGGCGTCCGCCGCGCCACCCTGACCGCGGCGCTCGCCACGGCCGAGCGCTACGACTACCTCGACCACTACGTCTCCGACCTGCCCTCGGTCTCCAACCTGGACGCCATCCGCGGCGCGGGCATCCGGCTCGGCGCCGACCCGATGGGCGGCGCGAGCGTCGACTACTGGGAGGAGATCGGCCAGCGCTACGACCTCGAGCTCGAGGTGGTGAACCCGCTGGTCGACCCGACCTGGCGGTTCATGCCGCTGGACAGCGACGGCAAGATCCGAATGGACCCCTCCTCCCGCTACGCCATGGCGAACCTGGTCTCGATCAAGGACGACTACGACATCTCCACCGGCAACGACGCCGACGCCGACCGGCACGGCATCGTCACCCCGGACGGCGGGCTGCTGAACCCGAACCACTTCCTCGCCGTCGCCATCGAGTACCTGGTGGCGAACCGGACGGGCTGGGACGCGCTCTCCAAGATCGGCAAGACGGCGGTGAGCTCGTCCATGATCGACCGGGTGGTCGGGGTGCTCGGCCGCGACATCTACGAGGTGCCGGTCGGCTTCAAGTGGTTCGTGCCGGGGCTGTTCAGCGGCAGCCTCGCCTTCGGCGGCGAGGAGAGCGCGGGCGCCTCCTTCCTGCGCACCGACGGCACCGTCTGGACCACCGACAAGGACGGCATCATCCTGGCGCTGCTCGCCGCCGAGATCGCCGCCGTCACCGGCCGGACCCCGTCCGCGCGCTACGTCGAGCTGGAGCGGCGCTACGGCGCCCCCGCCTACGCCAGGATCGACGCCGCGGCCACCGCGGAACAGAAAGCCAAGCTGAAGAAGTTGACACCGGACATGATCACGCAGCGGGAGATCGCGGGCGAGCCCGTCACCGAGGTACTGACCAGCGCCAAGGGCAACGGCGCCGCGCTCGGCGGGGTCAAGGTGAGCACGGAGAACGCCTGGTTCGCCGCGCGCCCCTCCGGCACCGAGGACAAGTACAAGATCTACGCCGAGTCCTTCCACGGCGCCGAGCACCTCGCGCAGGTCCAGGCGGCGGCCGAGGAGATGGTCGGCCGCGCACTAGCCGGTGAATAG
- a CDS encoding lipase family protein codes for MAVQRAVSRTRRAAARFGTRRRGPDGRRFGRAGLVGIAALLLAAGTGLGAGPAAAGPIYPAPDPDAFYAAPADVARFNLGDVMRSRQVPAPSYPGATAWQLLFRSTDSQGGPIGAVTTVLVPPGGGANRPVVSYQPFVNALGLRCAPSHALFDGGLREGPVLNLLLGRGWAVAVPDHLGPNSAYGAARLGGRITLDGLRAVQRFAPAGLGGSPMGLAGYSGGGMATGFAAALAPDYAPELPLVGVAEGGVPMNIGKLALDLGMQPNPLFGLGFAAAMGLEREYPGQLPMEAILKPAGADMRNRIANGCTDEIIAAGANRSLPDVFSGPLDTADPETVRILHENSLEIFPGVPRIPTYVWHGTNDAVSPQLVREVVGRYCGSGARVQLDMLPGTDHGTAIPEGSARAFDFLADRFAGVPAPANC; via the coding sequence ATGGCGGTACAGCGGGCAGTCTCCCGAACGCGGCGCGCGGCGGCGCGCTTCGGTACCCGGCGGCGCGGGCCCGACGGCAGGCGCTTCGGCCGGGCGGGACTCGTCGGCATCGCCGCGCTCCTGCTCGCGGCGGGCACCGGGCTCGGCGCGGGCCCGGCCGCGGCGGGGCCGATCTACCCGGCTCCCGACCCCGACGCCTTCTACGCCGCCCCCGCGGACGTCGCCCGCTTCAACCTCGGCGACGTCATGCGCAGCAGGCAGGTGCCCGCGCCGAGCTACCCCGGCGCCACCGCCTGGCAGTTGCTCTTCCGCAGCACCGACTCGCAGGGCGGGCCGATCGGCGCGGTGACGACGGTGCTGGTGCCGCCGGGCGGTGGCGCGAACCGGCCGGTGGTGTCGTACCAGCCGTTCGTCAACGCGCTCGGCCTGCGCTGCGCCCCCTCGCACGCGCTCTTCGACGGCGGGCTGCGCGAGGGTCCGGTGCTGAACCTGCTGCTCGGCCGCGGCTGGGCGGTCGCGGTGCCGGATCACCTCGGCCCGAACAGCGCCTACGGCGCGGCCCGGCTCGGCGGCCGGATCACCCTGGACGGCCTGCGCGCGGTGCAGCGGTTCGCCCCGGCCGGGCTCGGCGGCAGCCCGATGGGGCTGGCCGGCTACTCCGGCGGCGGCATGGCGACCGGCTTCGCGGCCGCGCTCGCCCCGGACTACGCGCCGGAGCTGCCCCTGGTCGGGGTGGCCGAGGGCGGGGTTCCGATGAACATCGGCAAGCTGGCACTCGACCTCGGCATGCAGCCGAACCCGCTGTTCGGGCTCGGCTTCGCGGCCGCCATGGGGCTGGAGCGGGAGTACCCGGGGCAGCTGCCGATGGAGGCCATCCTGAAGCCGGCGGGCGCGGATATGCGCAACCGGATCGCGAACGGCTGCACCGACGAGATCATCGCGGCGGGCGCGAACCGCAGCCTGCCCGACGTCTTCTCCGGCCCGCTCGACACCGCCGACCCCGAGACCGTGCGCATCCTGCACGAGAACAGCCTGGAGATCTTCCCCGGCGTGCCGCGGATCCCCACCTACGTCTGGCACGGCACCAACGACGCGGTCTCGCCGCAGCTGGTGCGCGAGGTCGTCGGCCGCTACTGCGGCTCCGGGGCCAGGGTGCAGCTGGACATGCTGCCCGGCACCGACCACGGCACCGCCATCCCGGAGGGCAGCGCGCGGGCCTTCGACTTCCTGGCCGACCGCTTCGCCGGAGTCCCCGCCCCCGCCAACTGCTGA
- a CDS encoding MFS transporter → MTTTIDTAAPAAAETGRRGSAAVRWWVLAVIGIAQLMVVLDATVVNIALPAAQADLGFGDGDRQWVITGYALAFGSLLLLGGRLSDLFGRRTAFITGLIGFAVASAIGGAATSFEMLVAARVGQGVFGALLAPAALSLLTVTFTEPAERARAFGIFGAVAGTGGAIGLLLGGALTEWASWRWVMFVNLGFAAVALVGAALLLAKHVATDRPRLDLPGTLSVTAALFAIVYGFSHAESEGWSDPLTLGFLVGGAALLAVFVRLQTRVAHPLLPLRIVLDRTRGASYLTVFVMGIGMFAIFLFLTYYLQLTLGYTPITTGLAFLPMVAGMVISSTTAPSVLLPRVGPKVVVSGGFTIAAVGMLLLTRIELDSSYATAILPALVILGLGLGGAMSVAFQGATSGVGHTDAGVASATINTSQQVGGSIGTALLSTIAASAASDYLAGRTLSPEAVAQSAIESYTTSFWWATAIFAAGAVIVGFLMPNTVPAPAEGEPVLAH, encoded by the coding sequence ATGACTACCACGATCGATACCGCGGCCCCGGCCGCCGCGGAGACCGGCAGGCGCGGCTCCGCCGCCGTCCGCTGGTGGGTGCTCGCCGTCATCGGCATCGCCCAGCTGATGGTGGTGCTCGACGCCACCGTCGTGAACATCGCGCTCCCCGCTGCCCAGGCCGACCTCGGCTTCGGCGACGGCGACCGGCAGTGGGTGATCACCGGGTACGCGCTCGCCTTCGGCAGCCTGCTACTGCTCGGCGGCAGGCTCAGCGACCTCTTCGGCAGGCGCACCGCCTTCATCACCGGGCTGATCGGCTTCGCCGTCGCCTCCGCCATCGGCGGCGCCGCCACCAGCTTCGAGATGCTGGTCGCCGCCCGCGTCGGCCAGGGCGTCTTCGGCGCGCTGCTCGCCCCCGCCGCGCTCTCGCTGCTCACCGTCACCTTCACCGAGCCCGCCGAGCGGGCCCGCGCCTTCGGCATCTTCGGCGCGGTGGCAGGCACCGGCGGCGCCATCGGGCTGCTGCTCGGCGGCGCGCTCACCGAGTGGGCCTCGTGGCGCTGGGTGATGTTCGTCAACCTCGGCTTCGCCGCCGTCGCGCTGGTCGGCGCGGCGCTGCTGCTCGCCAAGCACGTCGCCACCGATCGCCCGCGGCTCGATCTGCCCGGCACGCTGAGCGTCACCGCCGCGCTCTTCGCCATCGTCTACGGCTTCTCGCACGCCGAGTCCGAGGGCTGGTCCGACCCGCTGACGCTTGGCTTCCTGGTCGGCGGCGCGGCGCTGCTCGCGGTCTTCGTCCGGCTGCAGACCCGGGTCGCGCATCCGCTGCTGCCGCTGCGGATCGTGCTCGACCGCACCCGCGGCGCCTCCTACCTCACCGTCTTCGTGATGGGGATCGGGATGTTCGCGATCTTCCTCTTCCTCACCTACTACCTGCAGCTGACGCTCGGCTACACCCCGATCACCACCGGCCTCGCCTTCCTGCCGATGGTCGCGGGCATGGTGATCTCCTCGACCACCGCGCCCTCGGTGCTGCTGCCACGGGTCGGGCCGAAGGTCGTGGTCAGCGGCGGCTTCACGATCGCCGCGGTCGGCATGCTGCTGCTCACCCGGATCGAGCTGGATTCGAGTTACGCCACCGCTATCCTGCCCGCGCTGGTGATCCTGGGTCTCGGCCTCGGCGGCGCCATGTCGGTCGCCTTCCAGGGCGCGACGTCGGGCGTCGGGCACACCGACGCCGGGGTCGCCTCGGCGACCATCAACACCAGCCAGCAGGTCGGCGGCTCGATCGGTACCGCGCTGCTCAGCACCATCGCGGCATCGGCGGCCTCGGACTACCTGGCCGGCCGGACGCTGAGCCCGGAGGCGGTGGCGCAGTCCGCGATCGAGAGCTACACCACCAGCTTCTGGTGGGCCACCGCGATCTTCGCGGCTGGCGCGGTGATCGTCGGCTTCCTGATGCCGAACACCGTCCCGGCCCCCGCCGAGGGCGAACCCGTTCTCGCGCACTGA